The Desmonostoc muscorum LEGE 12446 genome includes a region encoding these proteins:
- a CDS encoding FAD-dependent oxidoreductase, translating into MLKTLTTDFELDLQADVLVIGGGPAGTWAAWSAASSGARVVLVDKGYCGTTGCAAASGNGVWYVPPDPEARETAKASRESLGGFLSDRHWMDRVLNQTYVNVNQLAEWGYPFPTDDEGKPYRRSLQGPEYMRLMRRQIQRAGVKILDHSPALELLVGEDGAIGGATGVNRQTGGRWMVRSRATIIATGGCAFLSKALGCNVLTGDGYLMAAEAGAEMSGMEFSNAYGISPAFSSVTKTLFYNWATFTYEDGTVIPGAGSQRGRSVIAQTLLQQPVYAILDKATQSMRPSMRLAQPNFFLPFDRAGIDPFTQRFPVTLRLEGTVRGTGGIRIVDESCATSVRGLYAAGDAATRELICGGFTGGGSHNAAWAISSGYWSGQSAAEYIRSLKEQKAQGRVQGVGEVGLKSQSDRHHKFATDEVIHAVQAEVFPYEKNLFRTEQGLTESLGRLNHLWQEIRSSQVTSNQELIRAREAAAMVATARWMYSSAIERKETRGMHKHLDYPEQDPNQQHYLISGGLDQVWVKTQPLNTTAKAEIFQSKIQNLKSKIGGAVV; encoded by the coding sequence ATGCTGAAGACGTTAACAACCGATTTTGAACTCGACTTGCAAGCAGATGTCCTAGTAATTGGGGGTGGGCCTGCTGGAACTTGGGCGGCTTGGAGTGCTGCATCAAGTGGAGCTAGAGTTGTCCTCGTAGACAAAGGATATTGTGGGACGACTGGATGTGCTGCTGCGTCTGGTAATGGTGTGTGGTATGTGCCACCCGACCCAGAAGCACGGGAAACAGCCAAGGCGAGTCGGGAATCATTGGGTGGGTTTTTATCCGATCGCCATTGGATGGATCGGGTGCTGAATCAGACCTATGTCAACGTTAATCAGTTAGCAGAGTGGGGTTATCCCTTTCCCACCGACGATGAAGGCAAGCCCTATCGGCGATCGCTCCAAGGCCCCGAATACATGCGGTTGATGCGACGGCAAATTCAACGGGCAGGAGTCAAGATTTTAGACCACAGCCCCGCCTTAGAACTATTGGTAGGTGAAGATGGTGCTATTGGCGGTGCTACCGGTGTGAACCGTCAGACTGGTGGGAGATGGATGGTGCGATCGCGTGCCACAATCATTGCCACTGGTGGCTGTGCGTTTCTGAGTAAAGCGTTGGGATGCAATGTCCTGACAGGGGATGGTTATTTAATGGCTGCTGAAGCAGGTGCCGAGATGTCGGGTATGGAGTTTTCCAACGCTTATGGCATCTCCCCAGCTTTTTCTTCAGTTACCAAAACCCTGTTCTACAATTGGGCAACGTTCACCTATGAAGACGGTACCGTGATTCCTGGTGCTGGTTCTCAAAGGGGACGTTCGGTAATCGCCCAGACATTGCTGCAACAGCCAGTTTACGCCATTTTGGATAAAGCAACCCAATCCATGCGCCCATCTATGCGTTTGGCACAGCCTAATTTCTTTTTACCCTTCGACCGTGCAGGTATAGATCCATTTACCCAACGTTTTCCCGTTACCTTGCGCCTAGAGGGAACTGTACGCGGTACAGGAGGAATTCGGATTGTAGATGAGAGCTGTGCTACTTCCGTGCGGGGACTCTACGCTGCTGGAGATGCAGCCACACGGGAGCTGATTTGTGGCGGATTCACTGGCGGTGGTAGTCACAATGCAGCTTGGGCAATATCTTCTGGCTATTGGTCAGGTCAATCAGCTGCTGAATATATCCGCAGTTTGAAAGAACAAAAAGCTCAAGGACGGGTTCAGGGTGTTGGAGAGGTAGGATTAAAGAGTCAGAGCGATCGCCATCATAAATTTGCAACCGATGAAGTGATTCACGCAGTCCAAGCCGAAGTATTCCCCTACGAAAAGAACTTATTCCGTACAGAACAAGGCTTAACTGAGTCTTTAGGGAGACTAAATCACCTCTGGCAAGAAATCCGTAGTAGCCAAGTAACATCAAATCAAGAACTTATTCGGGCTAGAGAAGCTGCGGCCATGGTAGCCACAGCGCGATGGATGTATAGCAGTGCCATTGAACGAAAAGAAACTCGTGGTATGCACAAACATTTAGACTATCCCGAACAAGATCCCAACCAGCAACATTATTTAATTAGTGGTGGATTAGATCAAGTCTGGGTCAAGACTCAGCCGCTAAACACTACAGCAAAAGCAGAAATTTTCCAATCCAAAATCCAAAATCTAAAATCCAAAATAGGAGGAGCCGTAGTGTGA
- a CDS encoding 4Fe-4S binding protein, with product MQNPKSKIQNRRSRSVIELVSESRCIKCNICVNVCPTNVFERVPDAPPTIARQSDCQTCYMCELYCPVDALYVAPQSDMQTSVNEAELVEVGLLGSYRENVGWGHKRTSTANNDQTFQILKQMK from the coding sequence ATCCAAAATCCAAAATCTAAAATCCAAAATAGGAGGAGCCGTAGTGTGATTGAGTTGGTCAGCGAATCACGGTGCATAAAATGTAATATCTGCGTGAACGTTTGTCCAACTAACGTGTTTGAACGTGTACCTGATGCACCGCCAACTATTGCCCGACAAAGTGACTGTCAAACCTGTTATATGTGCGAATTGTATTGTCCAGTTGACGCCCTTTATGTAGCACCCCAAAGCGACATGCAGACTTCAGTCAACGAAGCAGAATTGGTAGAAGTCGGCTTACTGGGTAGTTACCGTGAAAACGTTGGTTGGGGACATAAACGCACATCAACAGCAAACAACGATCAAACATTCCAAATTTTGAAGCAGATGAAATAG
- a CDS encoding ABC transporter substrate-binding protein, giving the protein MLSFMLAIGSISQNKISLKLSTSVVCVLLLLTTACSQGKSESAQSIETINANSTSSIAASNNISILRIGYVGSTEPTGALGWAKKKGILERELKKSGFQNITFARFPNGPDLNEALVAGQLDVGSLGDTPAIVLRARGEETRLLRISQFNTTAWLVAKKNGPRSLAELKGEKIATQKGSYMHRYLLGLLAETKIAKDVKVVHLMSTEAKAALERGDVAAYATSSDMGPFLKSQGFPVIDSSANHKGLSGTSLIVATEKFLAKKPDFPDKFNAILTEAAKDLKANSEEYYQYHAQTTKYPIDIIKISYPLKQVSEERLPPEGVKLLEGTKKFLVSQGLAKSDFQLKDWVGTGD; this is encoded by the coding sequence ATGCTGTCGTTCATGTTAGCAATAGGTTCTATCAGTCAAAATAAAATTAGTTTGAAATTATCAACTTCAGTCGTTTGTGTATTACTGCTGCTAACTACAGCATGTAGCCAAGGCAAAAGTGAATCGGCTCAATCCATTGAGACTATTAATGCCAATAGTACTAGTTCTATTGCTGCATCTAATAATATATCTATCTTGCGTATAGGTTATGTAGGTAGTACAGAACCTACAGGGGCACTTGGTTGGGCAAAGAAAAAGGGAATATTAGAGCGCGAACTCAAAAAATCGGGATTTCAAAACATTACTTTTGCGCGATTTCCTAACGGACCGGATCTAAATGAAGCACTTGTTGCAGGTCAATTAGATGTTGGTTCTTTAGGGGATACACCAGCCATAGTTTTAAGAGCTAGGGGTGAAGAAACTCGACTGCTGCGGATTAGCCAATTTAATACAACCGCTTGGTTAGTAGCGAAAAAAAATGGCCCGCGATCGCTTGCTGAACTTAAAGGTGAAAAAATAGCTACCCAAAAAGGTTCTTATATGCATCGATACCTGCTGGGTTTGTTAGCTGAAACTAAAATTGCCAAAGATGTAAAAGTTGTTCACTTGATGAGTACTGAAGCAAAAGCAGCTTTAGAACGTGGTGATGTAGCGGCTTATGCGACTTCAAGCGATATGGGACCTTTTTTGAAATCCCAAGGATTTCCAGTGATTGATTCTTCTGCGAATCATAAGGGTTTATCAGGGACATCACTAATTGTAGCAACCGAAAAATTTCTGGCGAAAAAACCTGATTTTCCAGATAAATTTAACGCAATTCTGACAGAAGCAGCCAAGGATTTAAAAGCTAACTCTGAAGAATATTATCAGTACCACGCTCAAACTACTAAATATCCCATCGATATCATCAAAATATCTTACCCACTTAAACAAGTATCAGAAGAACGTTTACCACCTGAAGGAGTGAAACTTTTAGAAGGGACTAAGAAATTTTTAGTTTCGCAAGGTTTAGCAAAGTCCGACTTTCAATTAAAAGATTGGGTTGGGACTGGGGACTAG
- a CDS encoding amidohydrolase family protein, whose protein sequence is MTIALERPKKTRSAQIREKLGYPIIDTDVHTQEFPPAFLDYLEQVAGSAIAERFQEHLPGASRSKWFKQTWEERRAYRTARPPFWTRPTKDALNLATISLPKLLHERLQEAGTDFAVVYPNLATMAPHIGNEEMRLAVCRAVNTYHADIFRPYSDRLTPIAAIPMNTPEEAIAELEYAVNVLGLKAIQIPGHIRRPIPAFEKYGEEVANEAIWIDTFGLDSKYDYDPFWAKCVELKVVPTTHSSGMGWINRRSISNYQYNHIGHFAAAGEALCKSLFFGGVTHRFPTLKFAFLEGGAAWGASLYTDLIWHWYTRNKDHLVENNNPGNINREELLEYYTRYGGELVHGRLEQLGSGLGFHADLVAPLEPGDLDEFALAGVTKPEDIRDRFLNHFYFGTESDDTRVAQAFNRKANPYGERVKAFLGSDSGHWDVPDITAIAANTYSMVERKIITEEDLQYFLSIHPLELYTSLNRDFFKGTAVEKAADEFLVSRD, encoded by the coding sequence ATGACTATTGCATTAGAACGTCCAAAAAAAACTAGGTCTGCTCAGATTCGGGAAAAATTGGGTTATCCAATCATCGATACTGATGTACATACCCAAGAATTTCCGCCGGCATTCTTGGACTATTTAGAGCAAGTTGCTGGAAGTGCGATCGCTGAACGTTTCCAAGAACATTTACCTGGTGCATCTCGCTCTAAATGGTTTAAGCAAACTTGGGAAGAACGCCGCGCTTATCGGACTGCACGTCCTCCGTTTTGGACTCGTCCCACTAAGGATGCTTTAAATTTAGCCACCATTAGTTTACCGAAGTTGTTGCACGAGCGCTTGCAAGAAGCAGGTACAGACTTTGCAGTTGTGTACCCCAACTTGGCAACTATGGCGCCACACATTGGTAATGAAGAAATGCGGCTGGCTGTTTGCCGTGCAGTTAATACTTACCACGCTGATATTTTCCGTCCTTATAGCGATCGCCTAACACCCATTGCGGCTATTCCCATGAATACGCCCGAAGAAGCGATCGCAGAATTGGAATATGCGGTAAATGTGCTGGGACTCAAAGCAATTCAAATTCCCGGCCATATCCGCCGTCCGATTCCCGCCTTCGAGAAGTATGGCGAAGAAGTAGCAAACGAAGCTATCTGGATTGATACTTTTGGTTTGGATAGTAAGTATGACTACGATCCATTCTGGGCCAAGTGCGTAGAACTGAAAGTTGTACCCACCACCCACTCTTCTGGTATGGGATGGATAAACCGGCGTTCCATTAGCAACTACCAATACAACCATATCGGTCACTTTGCGGCGGCTGGAGAAGCGCTGTGTAAATCTTTGTTCTTTGGTGGTGTAACTCACCGCTTCCCCACACTTAAGTTCGCCTTCTTAGAAGGGGGCGCGGCTTGGGGTGCTAGTTTGTACACTGATTTGATTTGGCATTGGTATACCCGGAATAAAGACCATTTGGTGGAAAATAACAATCCTGGCAATATTAATCGGGAAGAATTGCTAGAGTATTACACTCGCTATGGTGGTGAATTAGTACATGGTCGTTTGGAGCAGTTAGGTAGTGGTTTAGGTTTCCATGCTGATTTAGTAGCCCCGTTAGAACCAGGTGATTTAGATGAATTCGCCTTAGCAGGAGTTACTAAGCCAGAGGATATCCGCGATCGCTTTTTGAATCATTTCTACTTCGGCACAGAATCGGATGATACCCGTGTAGCCCAAGCATTTAACCGCAAAGCTAATCCTTATGGGGAACGTGTTAAAGCCTTCTTGGGTTCCGATTCTGGTCACTGGGATGTACCTGATATCACAGCGATCGCAGCTAACACTTATTCGATGGTAGAACGTAAGATTATCACCGAAGAAGATTTGCAATATTTCCTGTCAATCCATCCCTTGGAGTTGTACACCAGCCTGAATCGTGACTTCTTCAAAGGTACGGCTGTTGAGAAAGCGGCAGATGAATTTTTGGTTTCTAGGGATTAG
- a CDS encoding amidohydrolase family protein — protein MTIALERPKKTRSAQIREKLGYPIIDTDVHTQEFEPAVLDYLEQVGGTALVERFKENLPGSSRFKWYKQSWEERFAYRTNRPNWWGRPTKDTLNLATISLPKLLHERLQEAGTDFAVVYPNLATMAPNIGNEEMRRAVCRAVNTYHADIFRPYSDKLTPIAAIPMHTPQEGIEELEYAVNVLGLKAIQIPGYVRRPIPAFEKYGPEVANEVVWIDNFGLDSQYDYDPFWEKCVELKVVPTTHASSQGWTTQRSVTNAQYNHINHFAFAAEALCKSLFFGGVTRRFPTLRFAFLEGGSAWGTSLYADIIWHWETRNKQHLLSHNNPAIIDKEALVELYTRYGGELVDGRLDQIGDGLGFHHQLLAPEDPGELDEFELAGIEKPEDVRDRFLNHFYFGTESDDTRVAQAFNRAANPFGDRVKAFLGSDSGHWDVPDITTVTANAYSMVEQEIITEEDLRHFLSIHPLELYTSLNRDFFKGTGVEKAADEFLASRG, from the coding sequence ATGACGATCGCTCTTGAACGTCCGAAAAAAACAAGGTCTGCTCAGATTCGTGAAAAGTTGGGTTATCCCATCATCGATACCGATGTGCATACCCAGGAATTCGAGCCAGCAGTCTTAGATTATTTAGAGCAAGTTGGTGGAACAGCGCTTGTTGAACGCTTCAAAGAAAATTTACCAGGATCTTCCCGTTTTAAGTGGTACAAGCAAAGTTGGGAAGAACGTTTTGCTTATCGGACTAATCGTCCTAATTGGTGGGGGCGTCCAACCAAAGACACTTTGAATTTGGCTACCATTAGCTTGCCGAAGTTGCTGCACGAACGTCTGCAAGAAGCAGGTACAGACTTTGCTGTGGTGTACCCCAACTTGGCAACTATGGCGCCGAATATCGGTAACGAAGAAATGCGGCGTGCTGTTTGTCGAGCAGTTAACACTTACCATGCTGACATTTTCCGCCCATATTCTGATAAGCTAACACCGATCGCTGCGATTCCAATGCACACTCCCCAAGAGGGAATTGAAGAGTTGGAATATGCAGTGAATGTGCTGGGACTCAAAGCAATTCAAATTCCTGGTTACGTCCGTCGTCCGATTCCCGCTTTTGAAAAGTACGGCCCAGAAGTGGCTAACGAAGTGGTTTGGATTGATAATTTTGGTTTAGATAGCCAATATGATTACGATCCATTCTGGGAGAAGTGCGTAGAACTCAAAGTTGTACCCACAACTCATGCTTCGAGTCAAGGTTGGACGACTCAGCGATCGGTGACCAATGCCCAGTACAATCACATTAATCACTTTGCCTTCGCAGCAGAAGCATTGTGCAAATCTCTATTCTTTGGTGGTGTAACTCGCCGCTTCCCCACCTTAAGATTTGCTTTCTTAGAAGGTGGTTCTGCTTGGGGTACTAGTCTATATGCAGATATTATTTGGCATTGGGAAACCCGCAACAAACAACATTTGTTGTCACATAACAATCCTGCAATTATAGATAAGGAAGCACTAGTAGAGTTGTACACTCGCTACGGTGGCGAACTTGTGGATGGACGCTTGGATCAAATTGGTGATGGTCTGGGATTCCACCATCAACTATTAGCTCCAGAAGATCCAGGCGAACTCGATGAATTTGAACTGGCGGGAATTGAGAAGCCAGAGGATGTTCGCGATCGCTTTTTGAATCATTTCTACTTCGGTACAGAATCAGATGATACCCGCGTAGCCCAAGCCTTTAATCGTGCAGCTAATCCCTTTGGCGACAGAGTTAAAGCCTTCTTGGGTTCTGATTCCGGTCACTGGGATGTACCTGATATCACCACTGTAACTGCCAACGCCTACTCGATGGTAGAACAAGAAATCATCACCGAAGAAGACCTCCGCCACTTCCTATCAATCCATCCATTGGAGTTGTACACCAGTCTCAATCGTGACTTCTTCAAGGGTACAGGTGTTGAGAAAGCCGCAGATGAATTTTTGGCTTCTAGGGGGTAG
- a CDS encoding acyl-CoA dehydrogenase family protein, with translation MVLDITKPKDYIDVAASLSKELAQSAVERDAKAGVPEEEINRLRETGLLPLVVPKQYGGIGATWIDALKIVRKLSKADGSIGQLYGNHLNLTALGHVSGTSAQKEKYYSETAKNNLFWANAINTRDTRLKISAEGENFRVNGVKSFGTGIAVADYRVFSALQDGVELPFIFIIPKDREGLISNQDWDNIGQRRTDSNSYTFNNVLVEKDEILGPPEPPDNAFSTFLGIIAQLTKTNVYLGITKGAFAAAREYTKTNTRPWITSGVDSATQDPYILHNYGDFWIEIQGAIALADLAAEKVQAAWDKDITLTHQERGEVAIAVSAAKALATRVGIDITNRIFEVTGTRATATKYGFDRYWRDLRTFTLHDPVDYKLRAIGDWVLNDQLPVITQYS, from the coding sequence ATGGTGCTAGATATTACAAAACCAAAGGATTACATTGATGTAGCAGCTTCTTTATCTAAAGAACTTGCCCAATCCGCAGTTGAAAGGGATGCCAAAGCGGGAGTTCCAGAAGAGGAAATTAATAGACTGCGTGAAACTGGTTTGTTACCACTGGTTGTGCCTAAACAATATGGTGGAATTGGCGCAACTTGGATTGATGCCTTAAAAATTGTGAGAAAACTGTCAAAAGCTGATGGTTCAATTGGTCAGTTATATGGTAATCATTTGAATTTGACGGCTTTGGGTCATGTTTCTGGCACATCAGCCCAAAAGGAAAAATATTATAGTGAGACTGCTAAGAATAACTTGTTTTGGGCGAATGCTATTAATACGCGGGATACTAGGCTGAAAATTAGCGCAGAAGGCGAAAATTTTCGGGTTAATGGTGTTAAAAGCTTTGGTACAGGTATTGCTGTTGCAGATTATCGGGTATTCTCGGCTTTGCAAGATGGTGTAGAGTTGCCCTTTATATTTATAATTCCCAAAGACAGAGAAGGCTTAATTTCTAATCAAGATTGGGATAATATTGGGCAACGTCGTACTGATAGTAATAGTTATACATTTAATAATGTTCTAGTAGAAAAAGATGAAATTTTAGGGCCACCAGAACCTCCTGATAATGCCTTCTCAACTTTTCTTGGTATTATTGCCCAGCTAACAAAAACTAACGTTTATTTGGGAATTACCAAAGGAGCCTTTGCAGCTGCTCGTGAGTATACCAAAACTAATACTCGTCCTTGGATTACATCGGGAGTAGATAGTGCTACTCAAGACCCGTATATTCTGCATAATTACGGCGATTTTTGGATCGAAATCCAAGGTGCGATCGCTCTAGCTGACTTAGCAGCCGAAAAGGTGCAAGCAGCCTGGGACAAGGATATAACGCTTACTCATCAAGAAAGGGGAGAAGTAGCGATCGCAGTTTCCGCAGCCAAAGCATTAGCTACCCGCGTAGGTATAGATATTACCAATCGCATCTTTGAAGTTACAGGAACTCGTGCCACTGCAACCAAATATGGATTTGACCGTTACTGGCGAGATTTGCGAACCTTTACCCTTCATGATCCTGTGGACTACAAATTGCGAGCGATCGGTGATTGGGTACTTAACGATCAGCTACCCGTGATTACCCAATATTCTTAG
- a CDS encoding class I SAM-dependent methyltransferase: MTQLKTLPTYDPTLFEGAAEGYAQYRTKYPAVVFDKLAEIFNLNGEGRLLDLGTGPGLIAIPLRTKFEEVVAIDPDPDMIAEAKRQAAAVGASNITWLEQGAELIDSSLGTFRLTTIGRAFHWMERELVLERLYELLTDDGGIALLNTGDNPWESSLPWKQAAVGVVKKWLGDRRRTGQRGEGTRKPVDPPHEVVIANSAFARQEVYEVPFEKSWTVDSYLGYLYTTAFSLKIFYGDNAPAFEADLKEALLQAEPSGHFTEELKATISVAWKK, encoded by the coding sequence ATGACTCAACTGAAAACACTTCCTACCTATGACCCGACCTTATTTGAGGGAGCGGCTGAGGGCTACGCTCAATACAGAACCAAATACCCGGCTGTTGTATTTGACAAGCTAGCTGAAATATTTAATCTGAATGGTGAAGGACGATTACTTGATTTGGGTACCGGGCCGGGATTGATTGCAATTCCTTTGCGAACCAAATTTGAAGAAGTTGTGGCGATCGATCCCGATCCCGATATGATTGCAGAAGCTAAACGGCAAGCAGCAGCAGTGGGAGCAAGTAATATTACTTGGTTAGAACAAGGAGCAGAGTTAATCGACTCTAGTTTAGGAACATTTAGGTTAACTACTATTGGTCGAGCTTTCCACTGGATGGAACGCGAACTAGTGCTTGAACGCCTTTATGAATTGCTTACTGATGATGGTGGAATAGCACTGCTGAATACTGGTGATAATCCTTGGGAAAGTTCTTTACCCTGGAAACAAGCTGCTGTTGGAGTCGTGAAAAAATGGTTAGGCGATCGCCGGCGGACTGGACAACGAGGAGAAGGTACTCGTAAGCCAGTTGATCCTCCCCATGAAGTTGTTATTGCCAATTCAGCTTTTGCTCGTCAAGAAGTTTATGAAGTGCCATTTGAGAAATCTTGGACTGTCGATAGCTATCTTGGCTACTTATACACCACAGCTTTTTCTCTGAAAATTTTCTATGGCGATAATGCTCCAGCGTTTGAAGCAGACCTCAAAGAAGCATTACTACAAGCTGAACCGTCTGGACATTTTACAGAAGAACTCAAAGCTACAATCTCAGTCGCTTGGAAGAAATAG
- a CDS encoding aliphatic sulfonate ABC transporter substrate-binding protein has translation MPAIKPKFEFRKSQKVTRRSLLFALGYCLVLSTALSSCSEAKNNAQQSPASSNPAASSNTTEKQTVRIVRSKQLTGLAVLEKQGSLEKRLEPLGFKVQWSEFAAGPQQLEAINANALDIASTAESPPVFSQAAGAPLVYLATTYPSGKAISLLVPINSPIKNVADLKGKKVAFQKASIGHYLLVKALEKAGLKLSDVQSIFLPPPDANVAFSQNKVDAWFIWEPFVTRNVQNKVGRVLVDGGELRDTGNFYSTSRQFYQSHPDVIKVFLEELEKAEIWTKEHPKEVAQLLAPVTQLDPPILETMHSKYNYGVLPITEKTIKKQQEVADKWYSLGLIPTKVDVKVGFLTPEEYAKITPAEVLANK, from the coding sequence ATGCCAGCTATCAAACCAAAGTTTGAATTTAGAAAAAGCCAGAAAGTAACACGTCGTTCTTTATTATTTGCTCTGGGCTACTGCTTAGTATTATCGACAGCTTTATCCAGTTGTAGTGAAGCCAAAAATAACGCTCAGCAGTCCCCTGCATCTTCTAATCCAGCAGCTTCATCTAACACTACAGAAAAGCAAACAGTACGAATTGTGCGTTCAAAACAACTCACTGGTCTAGCAGTATTAGAAAAACAGGGGTCTTTAGAAAAACGATTGGAGCCTCTGGGTTTTAAGGTACAGTGGTCTGAGTTTGCAGCGGGACCGCAACAGCTAGAAGCTATAAATGCAAACGCACTTGATATTGCATCTACAGCCGAGTCACCTCCTGTGTTTTCACAAGCAGCGGGGGCACCTCTTGTTTATCTAGCTACTACATACCCTAGTGGTAAAGCAATTTCACTTTTAGTTCCAATAAACTCTCCCATTAAAAATGTTGCTGACTTGAAAGGAAAAAAAGTAGCCTTTCAAAAAGCCTCAATAGGTCACTACTTATTAGTCAAAGCATTAGAAAAAGCGGGACTGAAACTAAGTGATGTCCAATCAATTTTTCTCCCACCACCAGATGCTAATGTGGCTTTTAGTCAGAACAAGGTGGATGCTTGGTTTATTTGGGAGCCATTCGTTACTAGAAATGTCCAAAACAAAGTAGGTCGTGTTTTGGTAGATGGAGGTGAATTGCGGGATACTGGCAACTTTTACTCAACTTCACGTCAGTTTTATCAGTCACACCCTGATGTGATTAAAGTTTTTCTAGAAGAATTAGAAAAAGCAGAAATCTGGACTAAGGAGCATCCGAAAGAAGTAGCACAATTACTTGCTCCTGTAACTCAACTAGACCCGCCTATTCTAGAAACTATGCATAGTAAATATAACTATGGGGTGCTACCAATTACTGAGAAAACTATCAAGAAGCAACAAGAGGTTGCAGACAAATGGTACAGCCTGGGACTTATACCAACGAAGGTGGATGTGAAAGTTGGGTTTTTGACACCTGAAGAGTACGCCAAAATTACTCCTGCTGAGGTTTTAGCTAACAAGTAG
- a CDS encoding TauD/TfdA dioxygenase family protein, giving the protein MPTATLTEIKITPIDAPLGAIVTGLDASQPIAPEVILQLKEALRDRHILIFKEQQLSDEQFLNFSLYFGALFVPPDETPVLASKPGETPVVILISNVDGGYTGTGELSFHSDHKWTPTPSSGSLLYALEIPSQGGNTYWLNTNLAYEALDEATKKRIANLQLITYNPFLQNRNAPRPLYRWDKNIPLISPVFPHPLVRTHPESGKKHLYLDTDTEVEIVGLEPEEGSKLIEQLRQHLNQPQFYYQHKWSVGDIVYWDNQATLHYRQAFDPNERRVLKRVSLAGSRPF; this is encoded by the coding sequence ATGCCTACTGCGACTTTAACAGAAATAAAAATCACCCCTATTGATGCTCCGTTAGGAGCGATAGTTACTGGTCTGGATGCGAGTCAACCTATTGCACCTGAAGTCATATTACAACTTAAAGAAGCTTTGCGCGATCGCCACATCCTCATCTTTAAAGAGCAACAACTCTCTGATGAGCAGTTTTTGAATTTTTCTCTATACTTTGGCGCACTTTTTGTACCACCTGACGAGACTCCAGTACTGGCTTCTAAACCTGGAGAAACTCCCGTGGTAATTCTGATTTCTAATGTCGATGGTGGCTATACTGGTACTGGAGAACTAAGTTTTCACTCTGACCATAAATGGACTCCTACTCCGTCTAGTGGCTCGCTTCTTTATGCTTTAGAAATACCTTCTCAAGGTGGAAATACTTATTGGTTAAATACCAATTTGGCTTATGAAGCTTTAGATGAAGCTACGAAAAAACGGATTGCTAATTTACAGTTAATTACCTATAATCCGTTTTTACAAAACCGAAATGCACCCCGTCCTTTGTATCGTTGGGACAAGAATATCCCATTAATCAGTCCCGTCTTTCCTCATCCTCTAGTGCGGACACATCCTGAGAGTGGTAAAAAGCATCTTTACTTAGATACTGATACTGAAGTAGAGATTGTAGGCTTAGAACCTGAAGAAGGATCAAAACTGATTGAACAGTTGCGTCAACATCTAAATCAGCCTCAATTCTACTACCAACACAAATGGTCTGTAGGTGATATTGTCTATTGGGATAATCAAGCTACTTTGCACTACCGTCAAGCATTTGATCCCAATGAACGACGAGTATTAAAACGAGTTAGCCTTGCAGGTAGTCGTCCTTTTTAG